In Besnoitia besnoiti strain Bb-Ger1 chromosome IX, whole genome shotgun sequence, a single genomic region encodes these proteins:
- a CDS encoding Alpha-galactosidase (encoded by transcript BESB_012040) — protein sequence MEPLLRETVKLEKKLLDDVFGDEEEAHESAPHKTRRRMMGWTSASWPDCKKQDLPDESQLRSVADRLSERDFRQAGYDLVLLDGCWASAERDSEGRLQADASRFPSGMRALVDYVHEKGLRFGIGASLAGACSSSAPISPDSEPEQDVSTFLEWGVDVIQLHACHSIGVATHREAASWRVILQSHAEASPIPQLLCSWLDSNAPASLATGDREELQKELHTLSNICTVQHIVEKAPRFWTGFNEFASAWKRSTEASEVVGPSPFLKLSPQHLPITGAQAPTPAEVRVELSLFALSGAPILLAGDIASVSPALTKILTGSSLDHVIDNMDMTWLTKRLGDSVEVRVSSLEGPDFGLALVNWGDKEVSQQLDWQTLAGWLGFVREFPLELRNVWKDEGSTVLTVHGPPVEIVIAPHDAAVFTVMDMPHHTEPSPAAVEPAPRVEMGAGVPFFSPLGVPRVLGSAPLSFRSAAMRPLLFPPAFTARPLLRGAGVVRIFRIAPLAPPAPPPPFPMDHLMENLNGIANKLLSSVIPELERESKAAVDDEERPHKHRVEKQESHDAHLTDNAEKAAEQAREAVKNVKKPLEVGSPSSQQQPHNPHSSEDAREAVAAKEASTEAEPKVEAKSGTKEAKTSREAKELSKESGHGFSEANVTAQPSKVASASWPVWLGGLVVAGLLIALLIGGRELLIANSRQKGGSPPRMQLMQCERPHAN from the exons ATGGAGCCGCTGCTGAGGGAAACCGTCAAGCTTGAGAAAAAGCTTCTTGACGATGTCTTcggcgatgaagaagaggctcATGAATCAGCGCCTCATAAAACAAGGAGACGAATGATGGGCTGGACAAGCGCCAGCTGGCCAG ACTGCAAGAAGCAAGACCTTCCTGATGAGAGCCAGCTCCGCAGCGTTGCGGATCGCCTCAGCGAGCGCGACTTCCGGCAGGCGGGCTATGACTTGGTGCTGCTCGACGGCTGCTGGGCgtcagcggagagagacagcgaggggcgcctgcaggcagaCGCTTCGCGATTTCCGTCGGGCATGCGGGCCCTCGTCGACTACGTCCACGAGAAAGGTCTGCGCTTTGGAATTGGCGCCAGTCTCGCAGGCGCATGCTCTTCGTCGGCTCCCATCTCACCTGA TTCGGAACCCGAACAAGATGTCTCCACTTTTTTGGAGTGGGGCGTTGACGTCATTCAG CTCCATGCCTGTCACTCGATCGGGGTGGCGACGCACCGGGAGGCCGCGTCGTGGAGGGTGATTCTCCAGTCGCACGCAGAGGCTTCACCGATCCCGCAGCTGCTGTGCAGCTGGCTCGACTCCAACGCGCCCGCCAG CCTGGCCACCGGCGATCGTG AAGAACTCCAGAAGGAGCTCCACACTCTCTCCAACATCTGCACTGTTCAACACATCGTCGAGAAAGCGCCGCGCTTCTGGACAGGCTTCAACGAGTTCGCTTCCGCGTGGAAGCGAAGCACAGAGGCCTCCGAGGTCGTGGGGCCAAGCCCGTTTCTCAAGCTGAGTCCCCAGCACCTTCCG ATCACCGGAGCCCAGGCTCCTACGCCCGCGGAAGTGCGCGTGGAATTGTCCTTATTT GCTCTTTCTGGAGCCCCGATCCTGCTCGCCGGCGATATCGCATCAGTGTCACCTGCGCTCACCA AGATCTTGACGGGCAGTTCCCTGGACCATGTTATCGACAACATGGACATGACATGGC TGACAAAGAGGCTGGGGGACTCCGTGGAGGTGCGAGTCTCGTCTCTCGAGGGCCCGGATTTCGGTCTGGCACTGGTTAACTGGGGCGACAAGGAAGTCTCTCAGCAGCTCGACTGGCAGACGCTCGCAGGCTGGCTGGGTTTTGTGCGCGAGTTCCCTCTGGAGCTCCGAAACGTCTGGAAGGACGAAGGCAGCACAGTTCTGACGGTGCATGGGCCGCCTGTGGAGATTGTCATCGCGCCTCACGACGCTGCGGTCTTCACGGTCATGGACATGCCTCACCA CACTGAGCCAAGTCCCGCGGCTGTCGAGCCCGCGCCCCGCGTGGAGATGGGCGCTGGAGTGCCCTTCTTCAGCCCCCTCGGTGTCCCTCGAGTCCTcggctcggcgccgctttccttccgctccgccgctatgcgtcctcttctcttcccGCCTGCCTTCACTGCGCGGCCACTCCTGCGCGGGGCGGGAGTGGTCAGAATCTTCCGCATTGCGCCACTcgccccgcctgcgcctccgccgcctttcCCCATGGATCACCTCATGGAGAATTTGAACGGCATTGCCAACAAGCTGCTCTCCTCGGTCATTCCGGAGCTTGAACGGGAAAGCAAAGCTGCCgtggacgacgaggagagacccCATAAGCACCGTGTGGAGAAACAGGAAAGTCACGACGCGCACCTTACAGAcaacgcggagaaggcggccgAGCAGGCGCGGGAAGCTGTCAAGAACGTGAAGAAGCCCCTGGAGGTTGGATCGCCTTCGTCTCAGCAGCAGCCCCACAACCCCCacagcagcgaggacgcaAGAGAGGCCGTTGCGGCGAAGGAAGCGTCTACGGAGGCTGAGCCCAAAGTCGAGGCCAAGTCCGGCACAAAGGAGGCAAAAACCAGCCGAGAGGCGAAAGAGCTTTCCAAGGAAAGCGGGCACGGCTTCAGTGAGGCAAACGTGACGGCTCAGCCCAGTAAAGTTGCATCGGCTTCCTGGCCCGTGTGGCTCGGCGGACTGGTCGTTGCAGGGCTTCTCATTGCTCTCCTCATTGGCGGGAGAGAGCTGCTTATCGCTAATTCGAGGCAAAAGGGCGGCAGCCCCCCGAGAATGCAGCTTATGCAGTGTGAACGGCCACATGCCAACTAA